In Oncorhynchus clarkii lewisi isolate Uvic-CL-2024 chromosome 24, UVic_Ocla_1.0, whole genome shotgun sequence, one DNA window encodes the following:
- the LOC139383150 gene encoding rhodopsin kinase grk7a-like — MCDMGGLDNLVANTAYLKGGDEKEMRKRRRSLSLPKPEQCVSIRAAVGKEFEMLCERQPIGKKFFRTFLLESNPQYVAAAEFLDELIDWDLAEGAGKDKARTNIINKFCKADSKSFLSYLTGEVADKCKAVSDKDFEEVMMGKVKDATREYLKEKPFTEYQTSPNFDKFLQWKEYEKQKITDKYFHEFRTLGKGGFGEVCAVQVKNSGQMYACKKLCKKRLKQKNGEGMALLEKQILEKVNSLFLVNLSYAYDTKTHLCLVMTLMNGGDLRYHIYNIGEKGLEIDRINYYIAQVTTGILHLHSMDIAYRDMKPENVLLDSFGQCRLSDLGLAVELPGEKTINQKAGTSGYMAPEILKKEPYRMSVDWWALGCSIYEMVAARLPFKDYKEKVQKEEVARRTLEDECKYDHKNFDEGTKAIIDLFLKKKIDERLGCRTKNEDPRKHEWFKSINFPRLEAGLIDPPWVPKPNVVYAKDTGDIKDFSEIKGIVFDDKDDKFFKEFNTGAVPIAWQQEMIDSGLFDELNDPNRKESAPGYDDEEKKSKSCTLL; from the exons ATGTGTGACATGGGGGGATTGGATAATCTGGTGGCGAACACGGCCTACCTTAAGGGGGGCGACGAaaaggagatgaggaagaggCGGCGCAGCCTGTCCCTGCCCAAGCcagaacagtgtgtgtccatCCGCGCCGCAGTGGGGAAAGAATTTGAGATGCTCTGCGAGAGGCAGCCCATAGGGAAGAAGTTCTTCCGGACGTTCCTCCTGGAGTCCAACCCGCAGTACGTGGCAGCTGCAGAGTTCCTGGACGAGCTAATCGACTGGGATCTGGCGGAAGGCGCTGGCAAAGATAAGGCGAGGACGAACATCATCAACAAGTTCTGCAAGGCTGATTCCAAGAGCTTCCTGTCCTACCTGACAGGAGAGGTAGCGGACAAGTGCAAGGCCGTGTCGGACAAGGACTTTGAAGAGGTGATGATGGGCAAGGTGAAGGATGCCACACGGGAGTACCTGAAGGAAAAGCCCTTCACAGAGTACCAGACCAGCCCTAACTTTGACAAGTTCCTGCAGTGGAAAGAGTACGAGAAACAGAAAATCACTGATAAGTATTTTCATGAGTTCAGGACCCTTGGAAAGGGAGGCTTTGGAGAG gTGTGTGCCGTGCAGGTGAAGAACTCAGGCCAGATGTACGCCTGCAAAAAGCTGTGCAAGAAGCGTCTGAAGCAGAAGAATGGTGAAGGCATGGCACTACTGGAGAAACAGATCCTGGAGAAGGTCAACAGCCTGTTCCTGGTGAACCTGTCCTATGCCTACGACACTAAGACCCACCTGTGTCTCGTCATGACCCTGATGAATGGCGGCGACCTCCGGTACCACATCTACAACATTGGCGAAAAAGGCCTAGAAATAGACCGCATCAATTACTACATTGCACAGGTCACCACAGGAATCCTCCACCTGCACTCCATGGATATAGCATACAGAGACATGAAGCCAGAGAACGTGCTACTGGATAGCTTCGGCCAATGTCGACTCTCGGATCTGGGGTTGGCCGTGGAGCTCCCTGGCGAAAAGACCATCAATCAAAAG GCTGGCACAAGTGGCTACATGGCCCCAGAGATCCTGAAGAAAGAGCCTTACCGAAtgtcagtggactggtgggcactGGGCTGCAGTATCTACGAGATGGTAGCAGCTCGCCTGCCCTTCAAGGACTATAAGGAGAAGGTGCAGAAGGAGGAGGTGGCACGGCGCACCCTCGAGGATGAATGCAAGTACGATCACAAGAACTTTGACGAGGGCACTAAGGCCATCATCGACCTCTTCCTCAAGAAGAAAATTGACGAGCGTCTGGGATGCAGGACCAA GAACGAAGACCCAAGGAAGCATGAGTGGTTCAAGAGCATTAACTTCCCTCGACTGGAGGCGGGGCTGATCGACCCACCCTGGGTTCCCAAGCCCAACGTGGTCTACGCCAAAGACACGGGGGACATCAAAGACTTCTCAGAGATCAAGGGCATTGTGTTTGACGACAAAGATGACAAATTCTTCAAGGAATTCAACACGGGGGCAGTGCCCATTGCTTGGCAACAGGAAATGATTGACAGCGGACTTTTTGACGAGCTGAACGACCCCAACAGGAAAGAGTCGGCCCCTGGATATGACGACGAGGAGAAGAAATCTAAATCCTGCACGCTTTTATAA